From one Anopheles cruzii chromosome 3, idAnoCruzAS_RS32_06, whole genome shotgun sequence genomic stretch:
- the LOC128270492 gene encoding transcription termination factor 5, mitochondrial produces MHRFQVICRQMCSAVNKDQINVLDAARFYAPHLGVPQSKVYKWLLQNRSLVELDRTETLKKVAFLKYVNVTMSEIFEKPKILQCHLITLENRTTILRECGVLEALNLNVVSSSLRLMRNSVARLKQFRLIPADLNMYDQMKRQFDLTVEPQFRWDDQSKVCDMRASFIDEFLFQRLGITETERQKLWTSYSKIKNKSFGHTQRVIDVLQHDYKFSRDRLLANMYLLHADPENLLRFPEHVTSVAGIEFKELALKYPKLVMINHVTFAKTIALLKEHNIPESELLKCLCVLTLSPNTIEQRIERLKSVKEFEVLGKHPRVLKLIHHQKKASIRLEYLQQLKVRCASLDVLSSHSGNFERYVRDGCDRTKGRDTAHFLKNMFGEPGTAALEQMKRHPNWFHVPIVQMKDTIEALLKQKFTTSDMLDNIHILLYPLGRIEEKLTVLDTDAKINEELGVDVGKANSSQKLALALYLIEMDFHFTGDGVWPEQMQQSDSSSSITIELPKTLSTEYKFGKKPAANATDKEHSCR; encoded by the exons ATGCATCGTTTTCAAGTAATTTGTCGTCAAATGTGCAGTGCGGTAAATAAGGACCAAATAAACGTGCTTGACGCTGCTAGATTCTATGCGCCTCATTTAG GTGTACCACAATCCAAGGTGTACAAATGGCTGTTGCAAAATCGTTCACTGGTAGAATTAGACCGGACcgaaacattgaaaaaagTGGCTTTCCTGAAGTACGTGAATGTCACGATGAGTGAAATCTTTGAAAAACCCAAAATCTTGCAATGCCACCTGATAACGTTGGAAAACAGAACCACTATCCTGCGTGAGTGCGGTGTTTTGGAAGCGCTGAATTTAAATGTCGTCAGCAGTAGTCTCCGATTGATGCGTAACAGCGTCGCAAGGCTGAAACAGTTTCGGCTCATTCCGGCCGATCTAAACATGTACGATCAAATGAAGCGTCAGTTCGATCTAACGGTAGAACCGCAGTTCCGTTGGGACGACCAAAGCAAGGTGTGTGATATGCGGGCGTCTTTTATCGATGAATTTCTGTTTCAACGACTCGGCATAACCGAAACGGAGCGGCAGAAGCTGTGGACGTCGTactccaaaataaaaaataaaagttttgGTCACACACAACGTGTTATCGATGTTCTGCAGCACGATTACAAGTTCAGCCGTGATAGGCTGTTGGCCAACATGTACCTGCTGCATGCGGATCCGGAAAACTTACTACGCTTCCCGGAACACGTAACATCGGTGGCTGGCATCGAGTTCAAAGAGTTGGCGCTTAAATACCCCAAGCTAGTTATGATAAACCACGTTACCTTCGCAAAGACGATAGCGCTGCTGAAGGAACACAACATACCGGAGTCCGAGTTGCTCAAGTGTCTCTGCGTTTTGACGCTTTCACCGAATACCATCGAGCAACGTATCGAGCGGTTGAAGAGCGTGAAGGAATTTGAAGTGCTGGGCAAGCACCCACGGGTGCTGAAGCTGATCCatcaccaaaaaaaggccagcATTCGATTGGAGTACTTGCAGCAATTGAAGGTTCGCTGTGCTTCGCTGGACGTACTTTCGAGTCATTCGGGAAATTTTGAAAG ATATGTACGCGATGGATGCGACAGGACTAAAGGCAGAGACACAGCCCATTTCCTGAAGAACATGTTTGGCGAACCCGGTACGGCTGCATTGGAGCAAATGAAACGACACCCAAATTGGTTCCATGTGCCAATCGTACAGATGAAAGACACTATCGAGGCATTgctgaagcaaaagtttaccACCAGTGACATGCTCGATAATATCCACATTCTGCTGTATCCATT AGGTAGAATAGAAGAAAAACTGACAGTCTTGGACACCGATGCAAAGATAAACGAGGAACTTGGGGTCGATGTTGGTAAAGCAAATTCATCGCAAAAGCTTGCCCTTGCGCTCTACTTGATAGAGATGGATTTTCACTTTACTGGCGACGGTGTGTGGCCCGAGCAGATGCAACAGAGTGATTCCAGTTCGTCCATAACGATCGAGCTACCCAAGACGTTAAGCACGGAATATAAATTTGGGAAAAAACCTGCTGCCAATGCCACAGACAAAGAACATTCATGCCGTTAG